In Thermus aquaticus, the sequence TCCCCCCGGGCCGACTCCGTGGGCACGTAGACCTCCCCCTTGGGGGGGTGGAAGCCCTCGGTGTAGTGCTTGAAGTGGTAGATGACCGCCTCCATGGAGGTCTCCAGGAGGGGCCTAGGGGGCGGGGTGATCTGGGGGTTGGGGTCGCGGATGGGCCCGGGCTCCAGCCTCTCCAGGGCCTGCTTTAGGATCTTCACCGATTCCCGCATCTCCCGGATGCGGATGAGCATCCGGTCAAAGACGTCCCCCCTCTCCCCCAGGGGCACGTCAAACTGGTAGGTCTCGTAGCCCCCGTAGGGGTAGGCCTTGCGCACGTCGTAGTTCACGCCGCTGGCCCTTAAGGAGCCCCCGGTGAGGCCTAGGTTGATAGCCACCTCCGGCGGGATCACCCCCACACCCCGGGCCCTTTCGTAGAAGATGGGGCTTTCGGCGAAGAGGGCCTCGTACTCGTCAATGCGGTGGGGGAGGACCTCCAGAAGCTTTTTGAGCTCGGGGACGAACTCCTCGGGCAGGTCCTCCTTGACCCCGCCGATGCGGATGTAGTTGTGGTGGAAGCGCTGGCCCGTGACCCACTCAAAGAGGTCCAGGATGGCCTCCCGTTCCCGGAAGGCGTAGAAGAAGGGGGTGAGGGCCCCGAGGTCCAAAAGCCCCGTCCCCAGGAAGACCAGGTGGCTAGCCAGGCGGGAGAGCTCGTTCAGGATGATGCGGATGGTCTCGGCCCTCTTGGGCACCACCGCCCCCACCAGCTTTTCCACCGCCAGGGCGTAGGCCAGGTCGTGGGCCACGGAGTGGAGGTAGTCCATCCGGGGGGTGTAGGTGAGGTTCTGGAGGTAGGTCCGGTTCTCCATGTTCTTCTCAAAGCCCGTGTGGAGATACCCCACATGGGGGACCACCTCCAGGACCTCCTCGCCGGAGAGGGTCACCACCAGGCGCAAGACCCCGTGGGTGGAGGGGTGCTGGGGGCCCACGTTGAGGGTCATGACCTCGGTGCGGAGCTCCCGGGGTTCTTCGGGGATTGGGGCGTCCAGTTCCAGGTAGTCCTTCATTTGGCCTCCTTGGCCTTCATGAGGTCGGCCCAGAGGGCGCGGTAGCCCTTGCGGCTACCCCCGCGGTAGAAGGTGAGGCCGGGGTCCTTGCCGGTAATGGCGGCCCGGAACTCGCTGGGGATGATGTACCGCCCCTCGCGGAAGAGGGTGGGGGTCTCCCCCAGGGGGAAGTCCTTGCGCAGGGGGTGGCCCTCGAGGTCCTCCGGGGTCAGGATCTTCCTGAGGTCGGGGTGGCCCTCAAAGACGATGCCGAAGAGGTCGTAGACCTCCCTCTCCAGGAAGTTTGCGCTCCCCCAGAGGTCGGTGACCGTGGGGAGGCGGGGGTCTTTCTCCGGCACGTAGACCCGCACGAAGAAGCGGCTTCCGTCCCCGTCCTTCCACCCCGGCAGGGAGACCAGCTCGTAGACCACGGCGAAGCGCTCAGGCTTGGGGTCCGGGTAGGTCAGGTAGTCCAGGCCCACGATGTCGGCCAGGTAGTTGAAGCCCAGGTCCTGGTAGTGGGCCATGGCCGCCTTGAAGCCCTCCCTGGGCAGGACCACCCAGAGGTTGCCCAGGCCGTTGTCCTCCACGGGGTAGCCCTTGGCCCGGGCCTCTTCCAGAACGCGACTTAACCGCATGCCTCACCCCCTCGCCCGCTTCCAGGCGGCCACGGGGGGAAGCCTCTCCCCCCGCTCGTTAAAGGCCTGGCCGCGGACCTTCTTCTGCAGCTGCATCACGGCGTAGATGAGGGCCTCGGGCCTAGGGGGGCAGCCCGGGACGTAGACGTCCACAGGAACCACCGAGTCCACGTTCTGGACGATGGCGTAGTTGTTGAACATCCCCCCTGAGCTGGCGCAGGCCCCCATGGAGATGACCCACTTGGGGTCGGGCATCTGCTCCCAGACCCGGCGCATGACCGGGGCCATCTTCTTGGAGAGCCGCCCGGCCACGATCATCACGTCGGCCTGCCGGGGCGAGGCCCGGAAGACCTCGCTCCCGAAGCGGGCCAGGTCGTTTCTGGCGTCGGTGGAGGCCATCATCTCAATGGCGCAGCAGGCCAGGCCAAAGGTGGCGGGCCACAAGGAGTTGCTCCGCCCCCAGGCCACCAGCTTCTCCAGGGTGGTGAAGAGGATGCCCTCCCTTTCCAACTCCTGGACGTCCCGCTCAAAGAGGTCTTTCAGCGCCACCGCATCACCCCCTTCCACCACTCGTAGAGGAAGCCCACGAGGAGGAGCAGGGTGAAGCCCAAGACCCCCAGGAAGCCGTAAAGCCCAAGCTTCCCGGCGCTCACGGCGTAGGGCCAGAGGAAGGCCACCTCCACGTCAAATAGGATGAAGAGCATGGCCACCACGTAAAAGTGGACGGGAAACCGCTTCACCTCCCCGGCGGGGTCGTTCCCCGACTCGTAGGGCATGAGCTTGGCCCGCCCCGGCTTCTTGGGGCCGAGGAGGGCCCCCACCACCAGGGCCGCCACCCCGATGAAGAGGGCCACCCCCAGGTAGATCAGGATGTTCACGTACTCTGCGATCGGCGCCAAGGTCCCCTCCTTTCGTGCCTCTCTTCACGAGGAGGGGCCCCACCAACCCCCAAAGCCCCTCCTCATTCCCCGCCCATCTTACTACCCCAGGGCCGGGACAAAAGGGAGGAGGCTACACCGCCATCGGTGTAGCGCCCCCGCTTATGGGGCCCAAAAGGCTACACGGATGTGTAAAGAAGGGCCTTCAGGCGGCGGAAGGCCTCGAGGTCCAGCTCCTCGGCCCGGACGGCGGGAGGAAGCCCCAGGGCCTTTAGGGCCTCCTCCACCCGCGCTTTGGGGTAGCCCGCCCCGCTCAGGGCGTTCAGAAGGGTCTTCCGCCTCTTGGCGAAGGCGGCCTCTATGAGGGCGAAGAGCTCGGGGTCGTCGGGGACGCCCTTGGGGCGGAGGCGCACCAGGGCGCTCACCACCTTGGGCGGGGGGAAGAAGGCCCCGGGGGGAAGGTCCAAGAGCTTTTCCGCCTCGGCGTGGTGGGCCACCCTCAGGGAGAGGAGGCCGTAGGCCGGGGTTTTGGGCCTGGCCGTCATGCGCTCGGCCACCTCCTTCTGCACCAAAAAGACCAGGCGGGCGAAGCGGCCCATCTTGAGGAGGCGGGTCACCAGGGGTGTGGCGATGTTGTAGGGGAGGTTGGCCACGAGGAGGCTCCCTTCCGGCACCTCCTCCCAGGGGTAGGCCAGGGCATCCTGGAAGACGAGCCTCACGGGAAGCCCCTTTAGGGTTTCCTCCAGAACGGGCTTGAGGCGGAGGTCCTTTTCTATGGCCACCACCTCTGCGCCGGCTTCGGCGAGGGCCCGGGTCAGGACCCCAAGCCCCGGCCCCACCTCAAAGACCAGCCCGGTGAAGGGCCTGGCCGCCTCCACGATGCGGCGAAGGTGGGCCTCGGACACCAGAAAGTTCTGTCCGAAGCGCCTGTCGGCGAAGAGGCCATGCCGGGCGAGGAGCTCCCTGACGGCCTTAGGGGAGGTGAGGGGGTTAGCCATGGAGGCGCCTGACCTCCACCTTCAGGGGCTCGCTTTCGGGGTGGATCTCCAGATACTCCCCCAGGTCCAGGGCGTCTATGAGGGCGAAACGGTCCTTGAGGAGGATGCCCTCCTTCATGGGCACGTGGCCGTAGACCCCGAAGCGGAAGCCCATGCGCTCCACGTAGTCCGGGGTGCGGAACCACCAGGTCTTGGGCTCGCTCTGGGCGTAGAAGAGCGCGTTGTACTCCTGGAGCCAGGGGACCGGGCCCACGTGGGCGAAGTGGACCCCGTGGAGGTTGAGCTCCCGGGGGAAGGTGGCGAACCAGGCCTTGAGGGCCTCGGGCAGGGGCTTGCCCCCGTGCTCGGGGTGGAACTCCAGGTGCTTCAGGTAGTGGTTGCCCAGGATGGGCTCCCCCTTGAGGGCGGCCTCGTCGTGGTTGCCGAGGAGGATGGTCACATGCCCTTCCGCCCCCTCTTGGAAGGCCTTGAGGCGGAATAGCTCCCGGATCTGGGCCCCCGCCGCCAGGCGCAGGTGGGTGGGGTCTTGGGGGTCGTAGGGGGAAAGGCCGGTGAGGCGCTCGTAGTCGGCTGGGGTCTTGGGGTGGACCAGGTCGCCCAGGAGGACCAGCCGGGATTCCCCAGAGCGGAGGGCCTCGGTGGGGCGGAGGGCGGCGTCTGCCAGCCCCTCGGCCTTGAGGATCCGCCAGAGGGCGGGGAAGTTGGCGTGGAGGTCCCCGACGGCGATGACCCTCATCCCTTGAGAAGGGCCCGGAGTTCCCCGTAGAGGCGGCGGGTCTCCTCGGGGGTCTTGCCGTAGCCCCCGTACTTGGTCACGATCTTGGCCGCCTCCTTGCCCAGGCCCTTCTCCTTGAGGCGCTCCAGGAGCTGGTCAATGAGGCGGTAGGCTTCGGGCTTTTCCTCCTCCTCGGGTTCCCCGGCCTCCTGGGGCTCGGGGAGGGTGGGCGGGGTGAAGCGGCCCTTTTCCGGGTCGTAGTCCACCCACTGCTTCTCCAGGCGGTAGAGGTAGCGGCCCACGCCGAACTTGACCGCGGCCCGCTTGAGCGCGTCGGAGAAGGCGGCCTTGAGGGAGTCCCCCTCCCCCACGTCCTCCTTGGTGACCCCCAAAACGGTGAGGCGGCACTTGACCTCCACCACCCGCTCCCGGCGCTCGCCCCGCTCGTCTTTGAGGCTCCTTTCCTCGTCGGAGAGGACCTCGTAGCTGTCGTGCCAGCCCTCGGGGCCCACCACTTTATCCAGCCGGTCCAGGACCGTGCGGGCGTCCACGTAGGGCACCACCAGGGCCCGGCGCTTGTCTTTGGAAATGGCCTCAACGCGCCACTGGACCTCCCCGGGGGGAAAGGGCTCGGCCAGCTTCCGCCAGACTTCGTCCATGCCTTTAGTGTACTTTAGCTTTCCCTCACCCGGGCCGGGGTAGGGTGGGGTAGGCTTGGGGCATGAAAAGGCTTTTTTGGCTGGTTCCCTTTTTCGCCCTGGCGTGGGCCCTCGAGGTCCAGGTTTCCGCTAGCCTCAGCTTCAACCTCTTTCCCCAGGCGGTGGTGGTGGAACGGGTGGCCGAGCCCCAGGGGATCGTGGTGGTCTACAACGCCTCCAAGGCCGAGGCCATCTTCCGCTACCACGACGAGGACCTGCGCCGTAGGGGCTGGGTTAGGGTGAAGTACGAGGTCAAGAAGGACGAGTGGAAGGCGGAGTACCGCAAGGGCAAGGCCAAGGCCAAGCTCTCGGTGAAGGACAAGAAGGGCCGGGTGGAGGTGCGCCTCAAAGAAGGGGACTAGACAAGGCCAAGGGCCCCCGCTACCATATAGGGCGCGTGGGGCCGTGGCGCAGCTGGGAGCGCGCCTGAATCGCACTCAGGAGGTCACGGGTTCGAGTCCCGTCGGCTCCACCAAAAGCCCCCCGCCCTAGGGCGGGGGGTGGCCGTTACGCCGTTACGGGCCCAGAAGCCACTCCACGAAGCCGTTGACCACGTCGTTTTCCCCCAGGGCCTCGGGGTTTTCCAGGACGTGCTCGTAGAAGGCCCGGACCAGGTCGGGGCTTGGGTTCTTGAGGATCTCCTGGACGCTTTTCCCCTGGTAGGGCCCCTTGGGGAGGGGTGCCGTGAGGGAGGGGGAGGTGGCCAGGGGGGCGGCCTCCTTCAGGGCCTCCAGGGTCCTCTCCAGAAGAAGCCTTTCCCCTTCGGGGCCTAGGGCCTCCTTGGGGGTGAGGAGGGGGGTTCCCGAGAGGTCCTTGGGCGTGAGGCCTAGGGCATAGAGGCGCCGGGCCAGGCTGGGCGGGCCCACCTCCAGGGGGACCAGGGCCTTGGCCTCGCCGTAACGGACCTCGAGGGTGTACCGCCCGGGCTCGGGGAGGGTGAGGGCGGGGGCCACCTCCTTGAGGCCGGCGGTGAGGGGAGGAAAGCCCAAAGGCTTCTCCGCCCGGCCCACCTCCTCCCCCTCCCGGAAGAGGAGGCTTTCCAGGGGGGCCCGGAGGAGGTAGGGGCGCCCTTCCAGGCGCACCTCGGGGAAGACCGCCTCCCCGGCGCGGAAGGGCCTCGCCTCCAGGTCCCCGGGGATCAGGGTGAGCTTCTCCAGGAAAAGGCGGAGCTCGCCCCCTTCCAGCCGGGCCAGGGCCCGCCGGGCGGCAAAGGCGGCCGGGTGCCGGGGGTGGGCCTCCAGGAAGGCCCGGTAGAGGGCTTTGGCCTCGAGCCCTGCCCGCTCGGCCACGTAGGCCCGGAAGAAGAGGGCAAGGGGCTCCCCCCTCGCCTCCAGGTCCTTAAGGGCCTCCTGGAAATCCTCCCCCTCGTCCAGCCGCAAAGCCCGGTCGTAGGCGGCCTTGGCCCCCAGGTAGTCCCCGTAGATGGCCCGGAAGAGGCCCAGGTTGTAGTAGGCGGTGGCGTTGGGGTTCAGGGCCACCGCCCGCTCCGAGGCCCGGATGGCCCGGGGGAGGTCCCCGGTGAGGTAGAGGGCCCAGCCCAGGTTGGTCCAGTAAAGCCAGGAGTCGGGGCGGAGCCTTATGGCCTGGAGGAGGGCCTCCTTGGCCTCTTCCCCCTTTCCTTCCTGGAAGGCGGCGAAGCTCACCTCCTCCCAGGCCAGGGGGGACTCGGGGAAGGCCTCCTTCAGGGCCCGGGCCGAGGCGGGCCAGCGGGGGTCCTCGAGGGCCCTAAGGACCAGGTGGGCGGCGGTGCGCTCCAGGGCGTCCCCGGAGAGGAGGGCCTCGGCCTCCTTCAGGGCCTCCTCCCGCTTGCCCTCGGCGAAGAGGCGCAGGAGGCCGTAGGCCCGGGGGAGCCTGCCCTGCCAGAAGAGGAGAAGCCTTTCGGGGAGGAGGCCCAGGAGAAGCCCCGCGCCCCGCCCCTCCCTCAGGTCCAGGGCCGACCGGTGGAGGGGGTCGGGGTCCTCCCCCCGGGCCAGGGCTTGCAGGCGGGCCTCGTCCCCTTTGGGCGCGGGGAGGGCGCTAAACTTGGGGGCCAGGCCCTCCTTCTGGAGCCAGAGCCAGGCCGCCCCCAGGTTGGCGAAGAGGCCTTCCTTCACCCCCTCTTTCCCGGCCAGGAAGAGCCTGAGGCCCCTCTCTTCTTCCCGGCCCAGGAGGACCCAGTCCGCCCCGGTGATCTCCCGGGCCAGCCGGGCCCCCGCCCGGGAGTAAAGCCCCCCCACGAGCTCGTACCCGTCCCGCCAGGGGGGCTCGGGGAGGAGGAGGGCGAGGAGGGTGGGGGGTGGGGCCTTCAGGCCCTCGGCGAAGGCCTGGGCCAGGGTGTACCCCCTGGGCCCCTCAAAGGGCAGGACCAGGCCCTGGGCCAGGGCCAGGCCCAGGAAGAGGAAGGGAGCTAAGCACCCCACCGCGGCTTTCGCCGCGGTGGGGGCCCCAGAAAAGCCCTTCCACAGCTCAGACTTGGGCACCCCATGTTGCGAAACCAAAGTGCGGGCACTTAGCCAGCGCATGGAGGCATTCTAGCAGCTTTCCCTGAGGACCAGGTAAGCGAAGCGCCAAAGCCTCGGGGCCCTGCGCCAGCGCTTGGGGTCCAGGCCCACCCGCAAAAGCCACTCCAGGCCGAGCCTCTGGGCAAAGAGAGGCGCTCTTTTAGCCTCCCCCGCCAGGACGTCCAGGGTCCCGCCCACCCCTATGGCCACCCGGGCCCCCAGGTGGGGCTTGTGGCGGTGGATGAAGGCCTCCTGCCTCTCCCCCATGCCCACCAGGAGGAGGTCCGGGGCCTTCTCCTGGATCTCGGCCACCACGGGGCCTTCTTCCTGGAAGTAGCCGTGGTGGGCGCCCACCACCTCCGCCCCAAGCCTTTCCGCCTCCCTGGCGGCCCGCTCCGCCACCCCGGGCTTCCCTCCCAGGAGGTAGACCCTGAGCCCGGGAAAGCGCCGGAAAAGGGCCAGGGTGAGGTCCACCCCCGTGACCCGTTCCTTGAGGGCCACCCCCTTCAGCCTTTTTGCGGCCCAGAGGATCCCCACGCCGTCCGGGGTGATGAGCTCGGCCTCGAGGACCGCCCTTCTTAAGGCCTCGTCCTCCTGGGCCCGCACCACCATCTCCGGGTTCAGGGTGACCACCTGGTGGGTCCGGGTCTCCTCCAGAAAGCCCCCGATGCGCTTTAGGGCCTCCTCCATGTCCACAGGGTCCAGGGGAAGGCCCAAAATCTCTAGGCGCTCCACGGCACGAACCTCTGGGCGAAACGGTCCTGGGTGAGGCCAAAGGCTTCCTTGGGGAAGAAGCGGGTCTCGGCCAGCCTGGGCACCACCGGGTCCACCCCGATGAGGCTCGCCCGGGCCAGCTCCTCGGTGCGCCCCTCCCGGTGGAGGGCCTGGCCCTCCGGGCTTTGGAAGAGGGCCTCCTGGGGGTCGGGGAAGGCCTTGAGGAGGGCGGTGGCCAGGGTAGGGGGGCCTTCCTGGGCAAGCTTCTTCTGGAAGAACCCGGTGGCCACCAGGGCCGAGAGGAGGGGCTCGGGGGCCCCGGCGGGGCGGAAGGTGGGGGAGGGGAGGCTTCGGGCCAGCTCCAGGGCGGCCTTGGCGTTGCGGAAGCCGGCCAGATAGACCTCCTTCTCCTCGGGCAGGAGGCTGGCGTTGAGCATGGGGGCCACCAGGATGGCCCTTTTACCCTTTACCTCGGTGGCTTCCAGCTCCACCAGGGAGACCCTCCCGTGGAAGCCCTCCGGGGGGAAGCCCTCCACCTCCCCCAGAAGGAGGGCCTCCCGGCCCAGCTCCTGGGCCAGAAGGCGGGCCACCTTGGGCCCCGGGGCCACCCAGACCTCCTGGGCGCCCTGGGCCAGGAGGAGGGTGAGGACGCTGCCTGCGGGGAGGACCTCCACCAGGAAAAGGGGCCCCAGGGCCGGCCTCAGGCACAGGTCAACCCGGCACACCCCGCCATGATACCTTAGCCTGGGCGTATGCGGCTCAAGGACCTGGGGGAGCGGGCCCTTCTGAGGAAACTGGCCCCTTTGGGGTACCCCCTGGAGGCCCCCCTCCCCCCCGGGGACGACGCCGGGGGGGTGTGGGTGGGGGAGGCGGCCTGGCTCCTCAAGACCGACGGCTTCCTCTACCGGGAGGTGGCCCTCTTGGGCATGGGGCCCTTTGAGGTGGGCTTCAGGGGGGTGGCGGCCACGGCCTCCGATCTTCTGGTGAAGATGGGCCGTCCCCTGGGCTTCACCCTGGGCCTCTTCCTGCCCCCGGAGCTGGAGGAGGCCTTCGCCCTGGGACTGGTGCGGGGGGCGGCGGAGGCCGCCGGGCGGCTTGGAGCCCCGCTCCTCGGCGGGGACACCAACGCCGGGGAGGAGGTGGCCCTCACCGTCTCCGGCTTCG encodes:
- a CDS encoding 2-phosphosulfolactate phosphatase, yielding MCRVDLCLRPALGPLFLVEVLPAGSVLTLLLAQGAQEVWVAPGPKVARLLAQELGREALLLGEVEGFPPEGFHGRVSLVELEATEVKGKRAILVAPMLNASLLPEEKEVYLAGFRNAKAALELARSLPSPTFRPAGAPEPLLSALVATGFFQKKLAQEGPPTLATALLKAFPDPQEALFQSPEGQALHREGRTEELARASLIGVDPVVPRLAETRFFPKEAFGLTQDRFAQRFVPWSA
- a CDS encoding Rad52/Rad22 family DNA repair protein — its product is MDEVWRKLAEPFPPGEVQWRVEAISKDKRRALVVPYVDARTVLDRLDKVVGPEGWHDSYEVLSDEERSLKDERGERRERVVEVKCRLTVLGVTKEDVGEGDSLKAAFSDALKRAAVKFGVGRYLYRLEKQWVDYDPEKGRFTPPTLPEPQEAGEPEEEEKPEAYRLIDQLLERLKEKGLGKEAAKIVTKYGGYGKTPEETRRLYGELRALLKG
- a CDS encoding NADH-quinone oxidoreductase subunit C; the encoded protein is MRLSRVLEEARAKGYPVEDNGLGNLWVVLPREGFKAAMAHYQDLGFNYLADIVGLDYLTYPDPKPERFAVVYELVSLPGWKDGDGSRFFVRVYVPEKDPRLPTVTDLWGSANFLEREVYDLFGIVFEGHPDLRKILTPEDLEGHPLRKDFPLGETPTLFREGRYIIPSEFRAAITGKDPGLTFYRGGSRKGYRALWADLMKAKEAK
- the nuoD gene encoding NADH dehydrogenase (quinone) subunit D, producing MKDYLELDAPIPEEPRELRTEVMTLNVGPQHPSTHGVLRLVVTLSGEEVLEVVPHVGYLHTGFEKNMENRTYLQNLTYTPRMDYLHSVAHDLAYALAVEKLVGAVVPKRAETIRIILNELSRLASHLVFLGTGLLDLGALTPFFYAFREREAILDLFEWVTGQRFHHNYIRIGGVKEDLPEEFVPELKKLLEVLPHRIDEYEALFAESPIFYERARGVGVIPPEVAINLGLTGGSLRASGVNYDVRKAYPYGGYETYQFDVPLGERGDVFDRMLIRIREMRESVKILKQALERLEPGPIRDPNPQITPPPRPLLETSMEAVIYHFKHYTEGFHPPKGEVYVPTESARGELGYYIVSDGGSMPYRVKVRAPSFVNLQSLPYACKGEQVPDMVAIIASLDPVMGDVDR
- a CDS encoding metallophosphoesterase, with translation MRVIAVGDLHANFPALWRILKAEGLADAALRPTEALRSGESRLVLLGDLVHPKTPADYERLTGLSPYDPQDPTHLRLAAGAQIRELFRLKAFQEGAEGHVTILLGNHDEAALKGEPILGNHYLKHLEFHPEHGGKPLPEALKAWFATFPRELNLHGVHFAHVGPVPWLQEYNALFYAQSEPKTWWFRTPDYVERMGFRFGVYGHVPMKEGILLKDRFALIDALDLGEYLEIHPESEPLKVEVRRLHG
- a CDS encoding WecB/TagA/CpsF family glycosyltransferase, whose product is MERLEILGLPLDPVDMEEALKRIGGFLEETRTHQVVTLNPEMVVRAQEDEALRRAVLEAELITPDGVGILWAAKRLKGVALKERVTGVDLTLALFRRFPGLRVYLLGGKPGVAERAAREAERLGAEVVGAHHGYFQEEGPVVAEIQEKAPDLLLVGMGERQEAFIHRHKPHLGARVAIGVGGTLDVLAGEAKRAPLFAQRLGLEWLLRVGLDPKRWRRAPRLWRFAYLVLRESC
- a CDS encoding tetratricopeptide repeat protein produces the protein MRWLSARTLVSQHGVPKSELWKGFSGAPTAAKAAVGCLAPFLFLGLALAQGLVLPFEGPRGYTLAQAFAEGLKAPPPTLLALLLPEPPWRDGYELVGGLYSRAGARLAREITGADWVLLGREEERGLRLFLAGKEGVKEGLFANLGAAWLWLQKEGLAPKFSALPAPKGDEARLQALARGEDPDPLHRSALDLREGRGAGLLLGLLPERLLLFWQGRLPRAYGLLRLFAEGKREEALKEAEALLSGDALERTAAHLVLRALEDPRWPASARALKEAFPESPLAWEEVSFAAFQEGKGEEAKEALLQAIRLRPDSWLYWTNLGWALYLTGDLPRAIRASERAVALNPNATAYYNLGLFRAIYGDYLGAKAAYDRALRLDEGEDFQEALKDLEARGEPLALFFRAYVAERAGLEAKALYRAFLEAHPRHPAAFAARRALARLEGGELRLFLEKLTLIPGDLEARPFRAGEAVFPEVRLEGRPYLLRAPLESLLFREGEEVGRAEKPLGFPPLTAGLKEVAPALTLPEPGRYTLEVRYGEAKALVPLEVGPPSLARRLYALGLTPKDLSGTPLLTPKEALGPEGERLLLERTLEALKEAAPLATSPSLTAPLPKGPYQGKSVQEILKNPSPDLVRAFYEHVLENPEALGENDVVNGFVEWLLGP
- a CDS encoding NADH-quinone oxidoreductase subunit A — its product is MAPIAEYVNILIYLGVALFIGVAALVVGALLGPKKPGRAKLMPYESGNDPAGEVKRFPVHFYVVAMLFILFDVEVAFLWPYAVSAGKLGLYGFLGVLGFTLLLLVGFLYEWWKGVMRWR
- the rsmA gene encoding 16S rRNA (adenine(1518)-N(6)/adenine(1519)-N(6))-dimethyltransferase RsmA, with translation MANPLTSPKAVRELLARHGLFADRRFGQNFLVSEAHLRRIVEAARPFTGLVFEVGPGLGVLTRALAEAGAEVVAIEKDLRLKPVLEETLKGLPVRLVFQDALAYPWEEVPEGSLLVANLPYNIATPLVTRLLKMGRFARLVFLVQKEVAERMTARPKTPAYGLLSLRVAHHAEAEKLLDLPPGAFFPPPKVVSALVRLRPKGVPDDPELFALIEAAFAKRRKTLLNALSGAGYPKARVEEALKALGLPPAVRAEELDLEAFRRLKALLYTSV
- a CDS encoding NuoB/complex I 20 kDa subunit family protein gives rise to the protein MALKDLFERDVQELEREGILFTTLEKLVAWGRSNSLWPATFGLACCAIEMMASTDARNDLARFGSEVFRASPRQADVMIVAGRLSKKMAPVMRRVWEQMPDPKWVISMGACASSGGMFNNYAIVQNVDSVVPVDVYVPGCPPRPEALIYAVMQLQKKVRGQAFNERGERLPPVAAWKRARG